The Lutibacter sp. Hel_I_33_5 genome has a window encoding:
- a CDS encoding ABC-F family ATP-binding cassette domain-containing protein: MLNVHNLSVSFMGTDLFNGITFKLNKGDRIGLIGKNGAGKSTLLKVISKDIESSGGTMAFDKDIRIGFLRQDIDFVQGRTISEEAYQAFEEIKEIELKLDEINTQLATRTDYESEGYSQLIVDLTDLTERYELLGGYNYQGDTEKILQGLGFQREDFDKLTDTFSGGWRMRIELAKLLLQNNDILLLDEPTNHLDIESIIWLENFLKSYSGAIVLVSHDKMFLDNVTNRTIEISLGQIYDYKKPYSQFLVLRGEIKEKQLQAQKNQEKEIKQKQHLINKFKAKASKASMAQSLMKQLDKVELIEVDQDDNATMNVRFAISKEPGKIIVEAENLAKSYGDKHVLENVDLLIERNSKIAFVGQNGQGKSTLAKMMVGEIPFEGKLKLGHNVEVGYFAQNQSEHLPPNKTVLEIMEDAATDSNRMRVRDMLGSFLFGGDAVDKKAKVLSGGERNRLALCKLLLQPFNVLIMDEPTNHLDIASKNVLKEALKQFNGTLILVSHDRDFLQGLTSTVYGFKDKVIKEYLGDIDYFLEQHKIENLREAEKRTVVKVEKTSDKKEAYQLSKEQEKQLKKLKNKLSNIETEIADLEAEIAKIDLELANNYDEVSSQPDFFSTYKAKKTKLDTLMENWEKVEGEVSSF; this comes from the coding sequence TATTAAAGGTTATTTCTAAAGATATAGAAAGTAGCGGCGGTACTATGGCGTTTGACAAAGATATTAGAATTGGTTTTTTACGTCAGGATATAGATTTTGTACAAGGAAGAACAATTTCAGAAGAAGCATATCAGGCATTTGAGGAAATTAAAGAGATTGAATTAAAACTAGACGAAATTAATACTCAATTAGCTACAAGAACAGATTATGAGAGTGAGGGATACAGTCAGTTAATTGTTGATTTAACAGATTTAACAGAACGATATGAATTACTTGGTGGGTATAATTATCAAGGTGATACAGAAAAAATACTGCAAGGTTTAGGTTTTCAACGTGAAGATTTTGATAAACTTACCGATACTTTTTCTGGTGGTTGGCGTATGCGGATTGAATTGGCGAAATTACTATTGCAAAATAATGATATTTTGTTATTGGATGAACCAACAAATCACTTGGATATAGAGTCTATTATTTGGTTAGAAAATTTCTTAAAAAGTTATTCAGGTGCTATCGTTTTGGTATCACACGATAAAATGTTTTTAGATAATGTTACCAATAGAACTATTGAAATTTCTTTAGGTCAGATTTATGATTATAAAAAACCATACTCTCAATTCTTAGTTTTAAGAGGAGAAATTAAAGAAAAACAATTACAAGCACAAAAGAATCAAGAAAAAGAAATTAAGCAAAAACAACACTTAATTAATAAGTTTAAAGCAAAGGCTAGTAAAGCTTCCATGGCTCAATCTTTAATGAAACAACTTGATAAAGTTGAATTAATTGAAGTGGATCAAGATGATAATGCAACTATGAATGTACGTTTTGCAATTTCTAAAGAGCCAGGAAAAATTATTGTTGAAGCAGAAAATTTAGCTAAAAGTTATGGAGATAAACATGTATTAGAAAATGTTGATTTATTGATTGAACGAAATAGTAAAATTGCTTTTGTAGGTCAGAATGGACAAGGAAAATCAACCTTAGCAAAAATGATGGTTGGTGAGATTCCTTTTGAAGGAAAATTAAAGTTAGGGCATAATGTTGAAGTAGGCTATTTTGCACAAAATCAGTCAGAACATTTACCGCCAAATAAAACGGTTTTGGAGATTATGGAAGATGCTGCGACAGATTCTAACAGAATGCGAGTTAGGGATATGTTAGGGTCGTTTTTGTTTGGAGGTGATGCCGTAGATAAAAAAGCAAAAGTACTTTCTGGTGGTGAAAGAAATAGATTGGCGTTGTGTAAGTTATTATTGCAGCCATTTAACGTTCTTATTATGGATGAGCCAACAAATCACTTAGATATTGCGTCTAAAAACGTTTTAAAAGAAGCGTTAAAACAGTTTAACGGAACATTAATTTTAGTATCACACGATAGAGATTTTTTACAAGGATTAACATCAACTGTTTATGGATTTAAAGATAAAGTCATTAAAGAATATTTAGGTGATATCGATTATTTCTTAGAGCAACATAAAATTGAAAACCTTCGAGAAGCAGAAAAAAGAACGGTTGTTAAGGTTGAAAAAACTTCGGACAAAAAAGAAGCTTATCAATTGTCTAAAGAGCAAGAAAAACAGTTGAAAAAGCTTAAAAATAAATTATCTAATATAGAAACTGAAATAGCTGATTTAGAAGCAGAAATTGCCAAGATAGATTTAGAATTAGCCAATAATTATGATGAAGTTTCTTCGCAACCAGATTTCTTTTCTACTTATAAAGCAAAGAAAACTAAACTAGATACTCTTATGGAAAACTGGGAAAAAGTTGAAGGTGAAGTTTCAAGTTTTTAA